Proteins found in one Paenibacillus borealis genomic segment:
- a CDS encoding YutD-like domain-containing protein — protein MLDHKDGWNPEAFRGRYSEVLDRYDYIIGDWGYSQLRLKGFYRDNHPKVNRDTAISGMVDYINEYCNFGCAYFVLHKLKEAPQEGTFKDILIKEVPEPGTEEELEQEAAEPAVNVKDHRESPSKGGNQAASNRDKDHAGGSSREHAAKDRPVREHQSRNHRNKDGQGKKNHKEFQGRGQQGNQGNQGSNQGNPNNHKQNKENREHRENNPNRQNNQNKQDNPNSQNQNNSQA, from the coding sequence ATGCTCGATCATAAGGACGGCTGGAACCCGGAAGCATTTCGCGGAAGATACAGCGAGGTGCTGGACCGCTACGATTATATTATCGGCGACTGGGGTTACAGCCAATTGCGCCTCAAAGGCTTTTACCGGGATAATCACCCCAAGGTGAACCGGGACACGGCTATTTCAGGCATGGTGGATTATATTAATGAATACTGCAATTTCGGTTGCGCGTACTTTGTGCTGCACAAGCTGAAGGAAGCTCCGCAGGAGGGAACCTTCAAGGATATTCTGATTAAGGAAGTTCCTGAACCGGGTACGGAGGAAGAACTGGAGCAGGAGGCTGCCGAGCCGGCAGTGAATGTGAAAGATCACCGCGAATCCCCTTCCAAGGGAGGGAACCAGGCAGCTTCTAACCGCGACAAGGATCACGCAGGAGGTTCCAGCCGGGAACATGCGGCCAAAGACAGACCTGTGCGTGAGCACCAGAGCCGGAATCACCGGAACAAGGATGGTCAGGGCAAGAAGAACCATAAAGAGTTCCAGGGCAGAGGCCAGCAGGGCAACCAGGGGAACCAGGGCAGCAATCAAGGCAACCCGAATAACCATAAGCAGAACAAAGAGAACAGAGAGCATAGAGAGAACAATCCCAACAGACAGAATAACCAGAACAAACAGGATAACCCAAACAGCCAGAATCAGAATAACAGCCAAGCGTAG
- a CDS encoding beta strand repeat-containing protein produces MPNFSSFQANPDNLRTLIFGRDPSTLIDRPLTTDASGNLTTVILNGTISSVLGATITAGTLTSAGTVTNILAGTITSVLGATITAGTLTSAGTVTNILAGTITSVLGATITAGTLTSAGTVTNILNGTITSVLGATITAGTLSSAGTVTNLLDGTITSVLGATITAGTLSSAGTVTNILNGTITSVLGATITAGTLSSAGTVTNLLDGTITSVLGATITAGTLSSAGTVTNLLDGTITSVLGATITAGTLTSAGTVTNLLDGTITSVLGATITAGTLSSAGTVTNLLDGTITSVLGATITAGTLSSAGTVTNILAGTITSVLGATITAGTLTSAGTITNILDGTITSVLGATITAGTLSSAGTVTNLLDGTITSVLGATITAGTLTNLLDGTITSVLGATITAGTLSSAGTVTNILAGTITSVLGATITAGTLSSAGTITNILEGTITSVLGATITAGTLSSAGTVTNILAGTITSVLGATITAGTLSSAGTVTNILAGTITSVLGATITAGTLSSAGTVTNLLDGTITSVLGATITAGTLSSAGTVTNILAGTITSVLGATITAGTLSSAGTVTNILAGTITSVLGATITAGTLSSVTSISQRSFIELATTGIATSDTYTPLPANTTSVLGTYSYFIVNTGANPINTRVEISADGTNYFVDTTGDNPLPAGSVDVIVPARFLKYTRLSYQSSTPGAASTLNVIFDAQGT; encoded by the coding sequence TTGCCGAATTTCAGTTCATTTCAAGCCAACCCGGACAATCTGCGCACGCTTATTTTCGGCCGGGACCCCTCGACCCTGATCGACCGCCCACTGACGACGGATGCCAGCGGAAACCTGACCACCGTTATCTTGAACGGGACCATCTCCAGCGTGCTCGGCGCTACGATTACCGCCGGTACATTAACATCTGCCGGTACGGTTACTAACATCCTCGCGGGTACAATTACCAGCGTGCTCGGCGCAACGATTACTGCCGGTACATTAACATCAGCCGGTACAGTCACCAACATCCTCGCGGGTACGATTACCAGCGTACTCGGCGCTACGATTACTGCCGGTACATTAACATCAGCCGGTACGGTTACCAACATTCTGAACGGTACGATCACTAGCGTGCTTGGCGCTACAATTACTGCTGGTACATTGTCATCTGCTGGTACAGTTACCAACCTGCTCGATGGTACAATCACCAGCGTGCTCGGGGCTACAATTACTGCTGGTACATTGTCATCCGCCGGTACGGTTACCAACATTCTGAACGGTACGATTACTAGCGTGCTTGGGGCTACGATTACTGCCGGTACATTGTCGTCGGCTGGTACGGTTACCAACCTGCTTGATGGTACGATTACTAGCGTGCTTGGGGCTACGATTACTGCCGGTACATTGTCGTCGGCTGGTACAGTTACTAACCTGCTCGATGGTACGATCACTAGCGTGCTTGGCGCTACGATTACTGCCGGTACATTGACTTCGGCTGGTACAGTTACTAACCTGCTCGATGGTACGATCACTAGCGTGCTTGGGGCTACGATTACTGCCGGTACATTGTCGTCGGCTGGTACGGTTACCAACCTGCTTGATGGTACGATTACTAGCGTGCTTGGGGCTACGATTACTGCCGGTACATTATCTTCGGCTGGTACGGTTACTAATATCCTCGCCGGTACGATCACTAGCGTGCTTGGCGCTACGATTACTGCTGGTACGTTAACATCCGCTGGTACGATCACTAACATCCTGGACGGTACGATTACTAGCGTGCTTGGTGCGACGATTACTGCCGGTACATTATCATCCGCTGGTACGGTTACTAACCTGCTCGATGGTACAATCACCAGCGTGCTCGGCGCTACGATTACTGCTGGTACGTTAACTAATCTGCTAGATGGTACGATCACCAGCGTGCTTGGCGCTACGATTACTGCCGGTACACTGTCATCCGCCGGTACGGTCACCAACATCCTCGCAGGTACGATTACTAGCGTGCTCGGCGCTACGATTACTGCCGGTACATTGTCTTCAGCTGGTACGATCACCAACATCCTGGAAGGTACGATTACTAGCGTGCTCGGGGCTACGATTACTGCCGGTACATTATCATCCGCCGGTACGGTTACCAACATCCTCGCGGGTACAATTACTAGCGTGCTCGGCGCTACGATTACTGCTGGTACATTATCTTCGGCTGGTACGGTTACTAATATCCTCGCCGGTACGATCACCAGCGTGCTTGGCGCTACTATTACTGCTGGTACATTATCATCAGCTGGTACAGTTACCAACCTGCTCGATGGTACGATCACCAGCGTGCTCGGCGCTACGATTACTGCCGGTACATTATCATCCGCCGGTACGGTTACCAACATCCTCGCCGGTACGATCACCAGCGTGCTTGGCGCTACGATTACTGCCGGTACATTATCTTCGGCTGGTACGGTTACTAACATCCTCGCCGGTACAATCACCAGCGTGCTCGGGGCTACGATTACTGCCGGTACGCTGAGCAGCGTAACCTCGATTTCACAACGCAGCTTTATTGAGCTGGCTACAACCGGAATCGCAACTTCAGATACCTACACGCCTTTGCCGGCCAATACTACCAGTGTACTGGGCACCTATTCTTACTTCATTGTGAATACGGGAGCCAATCCAATAAATACACGTGTTGAGATCAGCGCGGACGGAACCAACTATTTCGTGGATACTACAGGCGACAATCCGTTGCCGGCCGGTTCGGTTGACGTCATCGTGCCTGCACGGTTCCTGAAATACACCCGCCTCTCCTATCAATCCTCCACGCCGGGTGCAGCTTCTACGCTAAATGTCATTTTTGATGCACAAGGAACGTAA
- a CDS encoding alpha amylase N-terminal ig-like domain-containing protein: MPKRLFLYHTAEDPFAYPVGSGTLKLRLFVQSGQSLSCTVVHSDRYDSPGSELPQEMERIGSAGAYDIHEAVLRTGTGKCRYQFHIKNPAGEYVWYGERGMSENREQAGAFQYAYIHRPQATLLPSWSTEAVVYQIYPSSYNKGTLQGIADKISYLHNLGVTAIYMTPIFESPSEHKYNTSDYYRVDPGFGTLEDLKMLVDTAHRHGMKVLLDAVFNHAGDTFFAFKDVLERGEASPYKDWFYIHSYPVSKAPVPGYETFAKAEASMPKLNMDHPEVADYMMEVAKYWVREAGIDGWRLDVANEVTPAFWPRFRRELKAEFPELLLIGEIMHASGPWLRGDQFDGGMNYVLRDAVLEFFAAQSAGPVRFMEQLLHQEALYNDQANSAMFQLLGSHDTLRFLTACKLGGRGWDREATSLSRMKLAVFFQMTYIGLPMIYYGDEVGMEGATDPHCRQPMVWEAQEQNISLQEWYKQLISLRKEHEVLRTGGFRPWFTDEPRNVLGYVRRSEQDRMGLIINNSPNAYQLELCNYRSDKNVLTDLLSGLTIRADKRVLVEIEPFGCLMLH; encoded by the coding sequence ATGCCCAAACGTTTGTTTTTGTACCATACGGCCGAGGACCCCTTCGCTTACCCTGTAGGTTCCGGCACCCTGAAATTGCGGTTATTTGTGCAGAGCGGACAGTCACTCAGCTGTACCGTTGTCCACTCCGACCGTTATGATTCACCGGGCAGCGAGCTCCCGCAAGAGATGGAGCGGATCGGATCTGCCGGGGCATATGACATTCATGAGGCGGTACTCCGGACCGGAACCGGTAAATGCCGGTATCAGTTCCATATCAAGAATCCCGCAGGGGAGTATGTATGGTATGGAGAGAGGGGGATGTCGGAGAACCGGGAGCAGGCAGGGGCTTTTCAATATGCTTATATTCACCGTCCGCAGGCAACCCTGCTGCCTTCCTGGAGTACAGAGGCGGTTGTTTACCAGATCTATCCCAGCAGCTACAACAAGGGGACGTTACAAGGCATCGCAGACAAAATCTCCTATTTGCACAACTTGGGTGTGACCGCCATCTATATGACTCCGATCTTCGAGTCGCCTTCTGAGCATAAATACAATACATCGGATTATTACAGGGTGGACCCGGGCTTTGGTACATTGGAGGATCTGAAGATGCTGGTCGATACAGCACACCGCCATGGGATGAAGGTTCTGCTGGATGCGGTGTTTAACCATGCCGGGGATACTTTCTTTGCCTTCAAAGATGTATTGGAACGGGGGGAGGCATCGCCGTATAAAGACTGGTTCTACATTCATTCCTACCCTGTGAGCAAGGCGCCGGTTCCGGGTTATGAGACCTTTGCCAAAGCGGAAGCCAGCATGCCGAAGCTGAATATGGATCATCCGGAAGTAGCCGATTATATGATGGAGGTAGCCAAGTATTGGGTACGGGAGGCTGGAATCGACGGCTGGAGGCTGGATGTGGCCAATGAAGTGACCCCGGCCTTTTGGCCGAGGTTCCGGAGGGAGCTGAAGGCCGAGTTCCCCGAGCTCCTGCTGATTGGTGAGATTATGCATGCTTCCGGACCATGGCTCCGGGGAGACCAGTTCGACGGCGGGATGAACTACGTGCTGCGGGATGCGGTGCTGGAGTTTTTTGCCGCGCAATCTGCAGGACCGGTCCGCTTCATGGAGCAGCTGTTGCACCAGGAAGCCCTCTACAACGATCAGGCCAATTCAGCTATGTTCCAGCTGCTGGGCAGTCATGATACGCTGCGTTTTCTGACCGCCTGCAAGCTGGGAGGCCGGGGCTGGGACCGTGAGGCCACAAGCTTAAGCCGGATGAAGCTGGCTGTATTCTTCCAGATGACCTATATAGGCCTGCCTATGATTTATTACGGCGATGAAGTCGGAATGGAAGGAGCTACAGACCCTCACTGCCGGCAGCCGATGGTCTGGGAAGCCCAGGAGCAGAATATTTCATTACAGGAATGGTACAAACAGCTGATCTCCCTGAGAAAAGAACATGAGGTGCTGCGCACAGGCGGATTCCGCCCGTGGTTTACAGATGAACCGCGCAATGTCCTGGGCTATGTACGGCGCAGTGAACAGGACCGGATGGGGCTCATCATTAACAATTCTCCCAATGCTTATCAGCTTGAGCTGTGCAATTACCGTTCGGACAAAAATGTGCTGACTGATCTGTTAAGCGGCCTTACCATCCGCGCGGACAAGCGGGTTCTTGTGGAGATTGAACCATTTGGCTGCCTGATGCTGCATTAA
- a CDS encoding alpha/beta hydrolase: MMDSCLFIHGFTGGEYEIAPLSQILGAHDCLSRTFTLQGHGGSRSDLLQSDRQGWRQSAEDELNTLLTRSEGVHLIGFSTGALIASHLSVQYRARIKSLTLLSTPVFPLNPVQILRTLGQPAMIRNYIRKWGSTPAKATREFQRLVRESFEIYPQMDLPTLIVQGKRDHLVKFKSAGYLEQTIPSGRKQVLIMEKSGHMVCHSEESPAMMNEVLQFIRSSGN; this comes from the coding sequence ATGATGGATAGCTGCCTGTTTATACACGGCTTCACCGGAGGCGAATATGAGATTGCTCCATTGTCCCAGATTCTCGGAGCGCATGATTGCCTGTCCAGAACGTTTACATTACAAGGTCACGGAGGCAGCCGGAGCGATCTGCTCCAGTCGGACCGCCAGGGTTGGCGGCAGAGCGCCGAGGATGAGCTGAATACATTGCTGACCCGGTCAGAGGGAGTGCATCTGATCGGTTTTTCTACGGGTGCGCTGATTGCTTCGCATCTTTCGGTTCAATACAGGGCCAGGATCAAATCACTGACCTTGCTGTCCACCCCTGTATTTCCGCTGAATCCGGTCCAGATCCTGCGGACACTGGGGCAGCCGGCGATGATCAGGAATTACATCCGTAAATGGGGCTCCACTCCCGCAAAGGCCACAAGAGAATTCCAGCGGCTGGTCCGGGAGAGCTTTGAAATCTATCCGCAGATGGATCTGCCAACCTTGATTGTTCAGGGGAAGCGGGATCATCTGGTGAAATTCAAATCTGCAGGCTATCTGGAGCAGACCATTCCCTCCGGCCGCAAGCAGGTGCTGATTATGGAAAAGAGCGGGCATATGGTCTGCCACAGCGAGGAGAGCCCGGCGATGATGAATGAAGTGCTGCAGTTTATCCGCAGCTCGGGAAATTAA
- a CDS encoding glycosyltransferase family 2 protein: protein MNKPAKPTLGVQLIVKNEAELLPRCLASLDGADEIIVTDTGSSDQSVEIARAYGAAVYEVQWSNNFSAARNTGLSNANTDWILVLDADEILQTSIESIKDILQDSTAEAYTVRIENWLGSNPEDRLYHSNVRLFRNGQGYLFSGRIHESVDSSILKSHGAAAIGTSSIEIIHLGYLPSIMSAKNKTSRNEQLLRLALEEEPDDAFYSYNLAVTCCQDGRLMEAEELLLHTLGHAPLQVSYRPSMIRDLCKIYLATGKVKALDSLLTRELMRYGDYPDLHYIQGQSWESQGLPDRAYQSYQHAVDTSSAPAPRRAYVSEQGMDSFRPLHRMGVISQQLGKQEEAARLFHRSLQHHSLYLPALQGIASAFQQLKVPDEDIAGLLIQLAGTGQSAARAAIISTLYELGAYKAIAEQPPELFPLEADTVLLILSSWISTGKYHAFSKTAAKLRAQSLQLSPGGLNTETMRQLWLLEAVCTWELGEALQQEKWLQSPAELRSGLLFIDTQLSSEAVLPQAAVADSVHSPLIHEVIRLAVKLELVTLGKQLVDRFPAHTGDLAEVLYEEGWRAEAGELFIRLVSSKEARGSTLRYLGEMLADKGHYAEAAGWYRLSLEDSPGNEAVLAGLSLCYLHLAEQGLGEVANSFKGEHAHGPLQEDRAAIAHSITVLNRTPWHTVWNYKQRQRGADLSL, encoded by the coding sequence GTGAATAAACCTGCCAAACCTACTCTTGGAGTGCAGCTGATTGTCAAAAATGAAGCCGAGCTCCTGCCCCGCTGTCTAGCCAGTCTGGATGGTGCTGATGAAATTATAGTTACCGATACCGGCTCGTCAGATCAATCAGTGGAGATCGCCCGGGCTTATGGGGCTGCGGTGTATGAAGTCCAGTGGAGCAATAATTTCTCAGCAGCACGCAATACAGGATTGTCTAACGCGAATACCGACTGGATACTGGTGCTGGATGCGGATGAAATACTGCAGACTTCCATAGAGTCAATTAAAGATATCCTGCAAGACAGCACAGCCGAAGCTTATACAGTACGCATAGAGAACTGGCTGGGGAGTAATCCGGAGGACCGTCTGTATCATAGCAATGTGCGGTTATTCCGCAATGGACAGGGCTACCTTTTCAGCGGAAGAATTCATGAAAGTGTAGATTCCTCTATTCTAAAATCGCATGGAGCAGCCGCAATCGGAACCAGCAGCATAGAGATCATTCACCTCGGCTACCTGCCCTCCATTATGAGCGCCAAAAATAAAACCAGCCGCAACGAACAACTGCTGCGTCTTGCGCTGGAAGAAGAGCCCGACGATGCCTTTTACAGCTACAATCTGGCGGTCACCTGCTGTCAGGACGGGCGGCTGATGGAAGCCGAAGAACTGCTGCTCCATACGCTTGGCCATGCTCCGCTTCAGGTCTCCTACCGTCCGTCCATGATCCGAGATCTGTGCAAAATCTACCTGGCCACCGGTAAAGTAAAAGCGCTCGACAGCCTCCTGACACGTGAACTTATGCGCTATGGCGATTATCCCGACTTACATTACATTCAGGGACAGTCCTGGGAGAGCCAGGGGCTTCCTGATCGTGCTTATCAATCTTACCAGCATGCAGTGGACACTTCCTCCGCCCCTGCTCCGCGCAGAGCTTATGTCAGCGAACAAGGCATGGACAGCTTCCGCCCGCTGCACCGTATGGGGGTTATCTCACAGCAGCTTGGCAAGCAGGAGGAGGCCGCCCGTTTGTTCCACCGTTCACTGCAGCATCATTCCCTGTATCTGCCGGCTCTGCAGGGTATTGCTTCTGCCTTCCAGCAGCTGAAGGTGCCGGATGAAGACATCGCCGGGCTGCTAATACAGCTTGCCGGTACCGGACAGAGCGCAGCAAGAGCTGCGATTATCAGCACTTTATATGAGCTTGGCGCTTATAAGGCCATTGCTGAGCAGCCGCCTGAGCTTTTTCCGCTGGAAGCAGATACTGTGCTGCTCATCTTGTCTTCCTGGATCAGCACCGGGAAATACCACGCGTTCAGTAAGACTGCCGCCAAGCTGCGGGCACAATCCTTACAGCTGTCTCCCGGGGGATTGAATACAGAGACTATGCGGCAGCTATGGCTCCTTGAGGCTGTGTGTACGTGGGAGCTTGGCGAAGCGCTGCAGCAGGAGAAATGGCTGCAATCGCCTGCGGAGCTGCGCTCCGGATTGCTTTTTATCGATACCCAATTATCGTCTGAAGCAGTCCTCCCGCAAGCAGCCGTTGCTGATTCCGTCCACTCTCCGCTTATTCACGAAGTAATCCGGCTCGCCGTGAAGCTGGAGCTTGTCACGCTGGGTAAGCAGCTTGTTGATCGGTTTCCCGCTCATACAGGCGATCTGGCGGAGGTGCTCTATGAAGAAGGCTGGCGGGCGGAGGCGGGGGAGCTGTTCATCCGTCTGGTCAGCAGCAAAGAAGCGCGGGGATCGACGCTGCGGTATCTCGGAGAGATGCTGGCGGATAAAGGGCATTATGCCGAAGCAGCGGGCTGGTACCGGCTTTCGCTCGAAGACTCTCCCGGGAATGAGGCTGTTTTGGCGGGATTGTCGCTCTGTTATCTGCATTTGGCGGAGCAGGGTCTCGGGGAAGTTGCGAACAGCTTCAAGGGGGAACATGCCCACGGGCCTCTTCAGGAGGATCGGGCAGCGATTGCCCATTCCATCACAGTGCTAAACCGTACGCCCTGGCATACGGTGTGGAACTACAAACAGCGGCAGAGAGGGGCAGACCTGAGCTTATGA
- the lipA gene encoding lipoyl synthase produces the protein MTNRTAKQPKPDWIKIKLTTGEDYQEIKGMMRSKTLHTVCEEARCPNIYECWANRTATFMILGDICTRACRFCAVNTGLPTELDLLEPERVAEAAEGMMLKHCVVTSVARDDLKDGGAQIFAETVAAIRKRLPLCSVEVLIPDFLGDRGSLEIVMNSNPDILNHNIETVERMSDRVRARAKYRRSLELLRRAKEIKPDIPTKSSIMLGVGEEWDEILQAMDDLRAVDCDILTLGQYLQPSPKHLNVEKYYPPEEFAMLKEEGMKRGFSHVEAGPLVRSSYHAHDQVKSAAVAREARSVSQA, from the coding sequence TTGACTAATAGAACAGCCAAACAACCCAAGCCAGACTGGATCAAAATCAAGTTAACTACCGGTGAAGATTATCAGGAAATCAAGGGCATGATGCGTTCCAAGACGTTACATACCGTATGTGAAGAAGCGCGTTGTCCGAATATTTATGAATGCTGGGCTAACCGTACCGCAACCTTTATGATTCTGGGTGATATTTGCACACGGGCTTGCCGTTTCTGCGCTGTAAATACAGGTTTGCCTACTGAACTCGATCTGCTCGAGCCCGAACGTGTTGCCGAAGCGGCAGAAGGGATGATGCTTAAGCATTGCGTGGTTACCAGCGTGGCCCGCGATGACCTTAAGGATGGGGGGGCGCAGATTTTTGCCGAGACTGTGGCCGCTATCCGTAAGCGTCTTCCTCTATGCAGCGTAGAGGTGCTGATTCCCGATTTCCTGGGAGACCGCGGGAGTCTGGAGATTGTGATGAACAGCAATCCGGATATTCTGAATCACAACATCGAGACCGTAGAGCGCATGTCGGACCGTGTCCGGGCCAGAGCCAAATACCGCCGTTCTCTGGAGCTGCTGCGCCGTGCGAAGGAGATTAAGCCGGATATTCCAACGAAATCGAGCATTATGCTTGGGGTCGGCGAGGAGTGGGACGAAATTCTGCAGGCGATGGATGACCTGAGAGCTGTAGATTGTGATATATTGACATTAGGGCAATACCTCCAGCCGTCGCCGAAGCATCTGAACGTGGAGAAATATTATCCACCGGAAGAATTCGCTATGCTGAAGGAAGAGGGAATGAAGCGCGGCTTCAGCCATGTGGAGGCAGGCCCGCTGGTGCGCAGCTCCTATCATGCGCATGATCAGGTGAAGTCTGCTGCGGTTGCGCGTGAGGCGCGTTCCGTTTCCCAGGCTTAA
- a CDS encoding M23 family metallopeptidase, producing MPALFRSCNTRRTLLCMSAAALLWGSSPAVSVQAARYYKLPELTTTTNSPTAKDSKETAAAARKGLYEQMSAATGIPWFRFAAIDQYERSVAKKKKSPAPSEADSAEAPARLTGISIPAPVWSGPLNPDQEDKFPESITLFGGFGRDGTGDGIADPGNDVDVLYSMAEHLLKYGRSASDFSIGVWEYYHNGRAAQRVAQFAKLYEHFGRLDLSGSAFPLPIGTNYAYRSTWGTGRSWGGARIHEGTDLFAPHGLTVRSTCFGVVETKGWNRYGGWRIGIRDIENRYHYYAHLMGYEKSLSRGDIVIPGQTIGWVGSSGYGSPGTQGKFPPHLHYGIYRDRGITEWAFDPYPLLKQWENQEYRQLKKNKNKK from the coding sequence ATGCCGGCCCTATTTAGAAGCTGTAACACCCGGAGAACCCTATTATGCATGTCTGCAGCCGCCTTGCTCTGGGGCAGCAGTCCTGCCGTGAGTGTCCAGGCTGCCCGTTATTATAAACTGCCGGAGCTGACAACGACAACAAACAGCCCTACAGCTAAAGACAGCAAAGAAACCGCAGCCGCTGCCCGCAAAGGGCTCTACGAACAGATGAGTGCAGCAACCGGAATTCCCTGGTTCCGTTTCGCTGCGATTGACCAATATGAACGTTCCGTCGCCAAAAAGAAAAAAAGCCCTGCGCCGTCAGAAGCGGACTCCGCAGAAGCTCCGGCCCGGCTCACCGGTATCTCCATCCCTGCACCCGTATGGTCCGGACCACTGAATCCCGACCAGGAGGATAAGTTCCCGGAGTCGATCACCCTCTTCGGCGGCTTCGGCCGTGACGGCACAGGAGATGGCATTGCCGATCCCGGGAATGATGTGGATGTGCTCTATAGCATGGCAGAGCATTTGCTTAAGTACGGCAGATCGGCCAGCGACTTCAGCATCGGCGTCTGGGAATATTACCATAACGGCCGTGCGGCTCAGCGGGTGGCCCAGTTCGCCAAGCTGTATGAGCATTTCGGGCGGCTTGATTTGTCAGGCAGTGCATTCCCCCTGCCGATCGGCACAAACTATGCCTACCGCAGCACCTGGGGAACGGGCCGGAGCTGGGGAGGAGCACGCATCCACGAAGGGACAGATTTGTTCGCGCCGCATGGCTTGACCGTCCGCAGCACCTGCTTCGGAGTGGTGGAGACCAAGGGCTGGAACCGCTACGGCGGCTGGAGGATCGGCATTCGGGATATCGAGAACCGCTACCATTATTATGCTCATCTGATGGGTTATGAGAAGTCCCTATCGCGCGGAGATATTGTCATACCGGGCCAGACGATCGGCTGGGTTGGCAGCTCCGGCTACGGCAGCCCGGGCACCCAGGGCAAATTTCCGCCCCATCTGCATTACGGGATCTACCGTGACCGCGGAATTACCGAATGGGCTTTCGATCCTTACCCGCTGCTCAAGCAATGGGAGAACCAGGAATACCGGCAGCTGAAAAAAAACAAAAACAAAAAGTAA
- a CDS encoding LacI family DNA-binding transcriptional regulator: MKVTIKDIAQAAGVAKSTVSKVMNDSPKISEETKTRVRDIIKQMNYTPSSIATGLARQSSNTVAILIDMSKESEFLNQFFYNIIGGVESIIGPLKYELTIANIQHDHAEGHFLHRLVLNKRVDGIIANTSVLTPELCAELNRLEFPYISIGEINPPGTWVDCDNELGGTVLTKHLLEQGYSSVAFIGGEQNEPLFLRRIAGYTATLRQAGLPVRSDRIINGRAAEEDGYAAAMQLLQNPEPPDAIVCMSNFSAFGVLQAARELKIQIPEQLGIATFDEYPLSPYTTPPLTSLNMDTFQLGASAGRLLMDKLGTTATPVSGQLLEPVLIPRLSSLRSRK; this comes from the coding sequence ATGAAAGTTACGATTAAGGATATTGCCCAGGCGGCAGGGGTTGCCAAATCCACCGTATCCAAGGTAATGAATGACTCTCCCAAAATATCCGAGGAAACGAAAACCCGCGTCAGAGATATCATTAAACAGATGAACTATACCCCCAGCAGCATCGCTACCGGACTGGCCAGACAAAGCAGTAATACGGTCGCAATCCTGATCGATATGTCCAAGGAAAGCGAATTTCTGAATCAGTTCTTTTATAACATTATCGGCGGGGTGGAGAGCATCATCGGACCCCTGAAATATGAGCTGACCATTGCCAACATTCAGCATGATCATGCTGAGGGACATTTCCTGCATAGACTGGTGCTGAATAAGCGGGTGGACGGTATCATTGCCAACACCTCGGTGCTGACTCCTGAGCTATGCGCAGAGCTTAACAGGCTGGAGTTCCCCTACATCTCGATCGGAGAAATTAATCCTCCAGGAACCTGGGTCGATTGTGACAATGAGCTGGGAGGAACTGTGCTGACTAAGCATCTGCTGGAGCAGGGGTATTCCTCTGTTGCTTTTATTGGCGGTGAGCAGAACGAGCCTCTGTTCCTGCGCCGTATCGCCGGATATACGGCCACGCTGCGGCAGGCGGGACTTCCGGTGCGCAGCGACCGGATTATCAACGGCAGAGCTGCCGAGGAGGATGGCTACGCTGCGGCAATGCAGCTGCTGCAAAACCCGGAACCGCCTGACGCAATCGTCTGCATGAGTAACTTCTCTGCGTTTGGAGTGCTCCAGGCTGCCCGGGAACTGAAGATTCAGATTCCAGAGCAGCTGGGTATCGCCACATTCGATGAATACCCGCTGTCCCCCTATACCACACCTCCGCTCACTTCACTCAATATGGATACCTTCCAGCTGGGGGCCTCCGCGGGACGGTTATTAATGGACAAACTTGGCACCACGGCCACTCCCGTGAGCGGACAGCTGCTGGAGCCAGTGCTGATTCCAAGGTTGTCTTCCTTGCGCAGCCGTAAGTAG